The Methanomassiliicoccales archaeon genomic sequence TTGTACTCTCAAACCCTACAATACTCGCATCTGGTATTCTTGGTGAGACGGCTGGTTGCATCAATGCTGTGGCAAAATCTGGTGTTGGTGCCATTGTAACGAAGTCGATTGGTAGTGTACCAAAAGAGGGTTATCCAAATCCAACTGTAGTCGAGCTCGAGTTCGGTTATATTAACGCAATGGGCTTGCCAAATCCAGGCATCGATGAATTCGAAAAGGAGATAATAGATTCAATCAGTTGTGGCGTCCCGATTATTGGTAGCATTTTTGCATCGGACGAAACGGAATTCACTTATCTGGGCAAAAGAATGGAAAAAATAGGTGTTGCAGCGCTTGAGCTCAATCTAAGTTGTCCTCATGCAAAGGGCTATGGGATGGAGATTGGGATCGACCCAGAAATCGTAAGAAAAATCGTCTCGAAAATCAAAGATGAAATTCGGATCCCCGTTTTCGCAAAATTGACACCCAATACACATCGATTGATTGATGTTGCAAAGGCTGTGGAGGAAGCTGGTGGTGACGGCGTCGTCGCTATCAACACTGTCAAAGCTATGTCGATTTCAATCGATCTTAAGCGACCTGTCCTTGCAAACAGATATGGAGGGTTGTCTGGACCGGCTATTAGGCCAATTGGCATTAGATGTGTCTACGAGCTTTACGAGGCACTCAATATTCCTATCATAGGGGTCGGAGGGATAGTGACTTGGAAGGATGCGGTGGAATATCTTATGGCAGGGGCGACCGCATTGCAGATTGGTAGTGCTGTTCAAAAAAAGGGTTTGAGGGTTTTCAAGGACATAAACAATGGTCTGAGAAAATTCTTAGAAAGAGAGGGATACAGTGCGGTTAACGAAATCGTGGGGGTCGCGCATGAGCTTCCCTGAAGCGGTCACTATAAAAGAAGTCGTGACGGAAGCTGATGGCGTTAAGACATTGAGGTTCTCTCTAAAAAGAAAATGTCTACCTGGCCAGTTCCTCATGATCTGGATTCCAGGTATTGACGAGATTCCCATGTCGCTTTCTTATATAGACAACCTTAAAGGTATTACTGTTAGGGAGGTGGGCGAGGCGACGAGGGCGCTATGCTCGCTTCGCCCTGGTGATCTGCTAGGCGTACGAGGCCCTTATGGCAGAGGTTTTTCACTCAGCAAAGGACGAGTTCTATGCGTCGGTGGGGGAAATGGAATTGCGCCGCTAATGCCTGCCGCGGAGGCGTTGAGAAGAGACTCGGTGGATTTCGCAATCGGTGCAAAAACTGAAACAGAACTGGTCTTTGTGGAAAGAGCGAAGAAATGCTCCAATTATGTTGCTATTTCAACAGATGATGGGACGAAGGGACTTAGGGGAACGGTTGTCGAACTGGCCGCAAAGATGCTGAATAAAGAGAAGTATGATATGATGCTGGCATGCGGTCCTGAGCCGATGCTCTCTCAATTATTCGATCTCTGCAAGAAACACGACATTGATTGCCAGTTTTCACTAGAAAGGTTCATGAAATGTGGCATTGGGATATGCGGATCGTGCGCGATTGACGGCAAGAGAGTATGCAAGGAAGGCCCAGTTTTTTCCAGAAGAGAACTCGAATCACTCATTGAATTTGGCAAGTTCAGAAGGGATGCATCAGGAATGCGAATCACATTTTGACTTCATTTAAGACCTTTTCGACTAATTGAGCAAACTCAGCATCCGTGACGCGACCTTTCTGTTCCCCAATCATTTTGACGAGCTGAAGGATTCTTTGAATCTGTTCATTAGTAGCATTGATATTCATTTCTTCTAGGCGCTTTTTCACAAACGTCATCCCGGTATGCTTGCCCATGAGAAGGCGTCTTCGATTTCCGACGGCTTCTGGAGGGATACACTCATAAGTCATAGGGCAATTGAGAATCGCAGCGACGTGAATCCCAGATTCATGTGCAAAGGCATTTTCGCCGACGAGGGGATGGTGTGGAGAAAGCTGGCATTTTGAAAACCTCGCGACGGTATCTGATAGTTCCTTCAGCCGTGTGCAGTCGATACCGAGATCACAACCGTAAATGAATTTCATGACTGATACGAACTGTTCGAGCGGAACATTACCCGATCTTTCACCAATTCCATTCACAGTCGTTGTCACAGCCGACGCCCCAGCTTTAACAGCAGCGATCGCATTTGCAAGCGCGAGGCCGAAATCGTTGTGGAGATGAATCGAGATAGGTTTCTTAACGTTAGAAGCAACGGAAGACACGACGAAGGAAACAGCCTCTGGCGAAGCGCATCCAACGGTGTCCGTAATACCCAATCTTGAAGCACCCGCTTCCTCAGCAGTCTTCATGAATTTGATCAAAAAATCGAGATCTGTTCTCATACTATCTTCGGAGCTAACGCTAGCCGGAACACCCCGTTCTCTGCAGTAATCTAGTGCATCCACCACCCTGCTCAGAACTTGTTCTTTATTCATCTTTAATTTATACTTGAGATGAAGATCTGAAGTTGCGATAAAAAGCAAAACAAGATCGACACCTGCATCGACCGCTGCGTCGATATCGCTTTTCAGGACTCGAGAGAGTGCTAGAATCTTTGCTCTCAGACCAAGTGAGGTAATCTCCTTGATAATTTGCTGCTCAGACTCAGATACTGCTGGGAATCCTGCCTCAATCTGCGGAACACGTGCATCATCGAGTAACCTTGCAATTGTAATTTTCTGTTCGGCGTTGAACGCGACGCCAGGCATTTGTTCTCCATCGCGCAGGGTCGAATCATAAACAATAATGTTGTTAAACCTTTGCTTGACATTGTATGGACTGAGTGCAATGAATTCTGTTTGCGAGGGCATACCTGGTACATTCCTAGAAGGCAATATGTAGTTTTTGAAAATACTGAGGGCGGACTGCGGTTCCTCTCAAATGAATTTGGGATAGGTCTCAAGACTGTTCATATCTAATAACTATTCAGAAGATTATTTGGTATCACGATCTATTTCTTTGTTTTCCTGAGCCGCAAGAAGCGCCATGAGTGCGCTTTTAACCTCCTCAATTGTAGTGCCCCAAGGGACAGCCACCACATGATTCTTCAGTTCATAACCTGATTTTACCTTGCAACATTTTACAATTGTCGGTGTCCCGTCGGGGTGCACATGACTCCGAGGGCATATATCAATAAATTCCACTTCCCCCTTGTACAAAGATTTGAAGATCCTTCTCGAAAGATCGCAGCCAATGAGCGTTGATTCAACACTTATTTCTGGCGCTTGATCGAGGAAATATACGACTTTATCGCAAGAGACCCCCGATGCTTTACATGGGAAGATTACGCCCTTTGTTTTCAACGAGGAGGCAATTGATTCCAGATCAATCTCAATGTGATTAGCTATTATTGGCGCGTTGATCAGACCCATCGAAATGATTCTCTCAACCATCACCGATAATTTCGATGGTCTAGGCGGCACCGTATCAATAACATTGATCCTGATAAACTGTTCATCTCTTACGAAAGAAATGTGATTGAACATTCCCTTAACAACCACAAGCTTTCCTTTGTATTGTTGGGAGAGTTTTGCCATTTGGGTGCGATTGATGACATCGATTGTGTGGTCTTCAATAAAAACCGTTTCATCAGGCAATGATAGAATTTCAAACGATTCTATGTTGCGAAAAAGCCCATTTCCGTTTTCCTTTTTTATGGAAATAACGGCGTACTGGTCTTGATTTTTCAAGATATAATACTTTGTTCTCGTGTATGCCTTTTTTCCCTTGACGACTTCTGCGATTTTACTAGGTGTCAACGGGAAATCCACATCACGAACGGAAACTTCTTTGCAATGCTCGGGCATCATCATTCCTAGGAATATGCTCATTGTTCAGATATTTTGCCATTCAAATCGCAGAACCGAGCGAACTCCATTGGTGGAACTCATTATGGAAGAAATTTGACCATAGCTCTCTTAACAAACCTCTTACTAACAGTTCGTCTAAACAAGATAGCTTTGCGCCATCTATTATGAACAAGTTTGTCTTAGGTTCCGCTGCAATCGAACAAATTCATCCCTGTCTTGGACGATCGGTTCAGAGATTTCTTTTCAATTCCATTATTGGCCATAAAATAGAAATATGGATTAACTGAATTACTTTGAAAACGCCGGGATGACAGAGCGGCCATGTGGCGGACTGCAGTCATTTTGCTGCAGAGATCCGCAGACTCGAGTTCAAATCTCGATCCCGGCTCCAGTACCTCAATCTTCACCGAACATCGCCATGAAAGTTAGCAACCTTGGAAGTTCGAAAGATTTTGGTTTTTATTCAATGAAAACCGTAATGTTCATCTTTACGACAATGCTATCTATCGATCATATATTAACGATGGTGAAACCAAATGATATATGACAACATTCTCGGCACAATCGGTCGAACACCGATCGTTAAATTACAGAATCTTATCGGAGAGGATTCTGCGGAAATTTACTGTAAACTCGAATCGTTCAACCCGATGTCTTCTGTTAAGGACAGAATTGCCTTGGCAATGATTGAAGACGCTGAGAAGTCAGGACGCCTGAAGAAAGGGATGACGGTTGTTGAGCCGACATCCGGCAATACCGGCATCGGCCTCGCGATGGTCTGCGCGGTCAAGGGCTACAGGCTCATCCTCACGATGCCAGAGTCGATGAGCATTGAAAGGAGAAAGTTACTGAAAGCGTTTGGTGCAGAATTGATTCTCACACCAGCAGAAGAAGGAATGAACGGGGCGGTAATTCGCGCCAAGGAAATTCTCAAGGAAAACGACAATTGCTTCATGCCCCAACAGTTCGAAAACCCGTCAAACCCAGAGGTTCATATGAAGACAACAGCCAGGGAAATATTGAACGATGTCCCAGATCTTGACGCATTTGTTGCTGGAGTCGGAACTGGTGGGACTATTACCGGCGTTGGGAAAGTGCTCAAATCAACTAAACCGAATGTGAAAATCGTCGCAGTCGAACCCTTTAGGTCTGCAGTACTGTCAGGTAGTAAACCGGGGCCGCATCAAATACAGGGAATAGGTGCTGGATTTATACCGAAAGTATTGGATTTGTCTGTCATAGATCGCATCATAACCGTGAAAGACGAAGAAGCAAAATCAATGGTGAGAGAGCTTGTTCGAAAGGAGGGGATATTTGCGGGTATTTCATCTGGAGCAGCACTACATGCTGCATTGAAGATCGGCAGGGAATTAGGTCCGAGAAAAAAAGTAGTGGTCATCCTTCCAGACACGGGAGAAAGATATTTGAGTACTGATATGTTTTCCGAGTGAGCGCGTATACATGAGCTGGAAAGACGACGTTTATACAGTCCTTGAGCGCGATCCCGCACCGAAGTCGTTCAAGGAAGCCCTTTTATTTAGTCCAGGGCTTCATGCAATCCTCCTTCATCGAATCTCGCACAGATTGTACCTCAAAGGCCAGTATCTTCTGGCTAGAGCTATCAACTATTTCGCGCGGATTTTAACGGGTGCTGATATCCATCCAGGCGCGAAGATCGGTAAAGGCTTCTTTATCGATCATGCGACTGGAGTAGTGATCGGCGAGACTGCTGAGATCGGCGATAATGTGTGCATCTTTCAAGGTGTAACGCTTGGCGGGGTGAGCACTGAAAAGGGAAAAAGGCATCCTACAATCGGCAACAACGTCGTAATCGGTGCGAACGCTACCATCCTTGGTAATATAAAGATCGGTGATAATGTCAAGATAGGCGCTGGGTCTGTTGTTGTTAAGGATGTACCGCCGAATTCAACGGTTGTTGGCGTGCCTGGCAAAGTGGTCAAGAAGGACGGTATGACAAAAATCGATTTGAGACATGATTTGTTACCAGATCCTGTTGTCGATGCATTTATGAACATTTCAAACAGCATCGCAGAGTTGGAGCATAGAGTTGCCGAATTGGAGAGATTGGTAAGAAAAGAAAAATAATGGCGAATCCCATCGCGATTCGAGGCAGAGAATCATGGCTTTAAAGGTTTTTAATACACTGACAAAGAGGAAGGAGGAATTCGTTCCGATCGAAGACAATAAGGTCAAAATGTACGTCTGCGGCGTGACTGTATATGATGATCTCCATATGGGCCACGCAAGGCATATCATCGTGTTCGATATGATTGTAAGATATCTGAGATATCGCGGCTACCAGGTGACCCATGTGACTAATTTTACTGATGTCGATGACAAAATCATCAACCGAGCTAAGGAGCTCGGAATCCAGCCGCTCCAGCTGTCTAATATGTATATCGAACGGTATTTCAAGGAGATCGAAATGCTCGGCGTAAAGAAGGCCGATTTCTATCCACGTGCAAGTGAGTTCATACCACAAATAATTGATATGATACAGAGAATCGAGAACGCTGGTTATGCATATAGGACAGATGATGGTAGCGTTTACTTCAGCATGGACAGAATTAAGGAGTACGGAATCCTTTCGGGCGCAAAACCAGAGGAACTTTTGGCTGGTGCACGGATCACTATCGATGAGATGAAGCGCAACCCCGCTGACTTCGCCTTGTGGAAGGGGGCTAAGCCCGGTGAAATCTCATGGCCGAGTCCATGGGGCCACGGCAGACCTGGTTGGCACATCGAGTGCTCAGCCATGTGTCTGAATCTGCTTGGGGAAATGATCGACATTCATGGTGGTGGCAACGACCTGATTTTTCCACACCACGAAAATGAGATTCTCCAATCAAAGGTCGTAACGGGGAAAATCCCAGCAAAGTACTGGTTGCATAATGGAATGTTACAGGTTCAAGAGGAAAAGATGTCAAAGTCGCTCAAGAATTTTTTTACTGTAAAGCAAGTACTTGAAAATCATACGAAAGAAGAGATCCGCTTCTTCATCCTAAATACGCATTACAGAGGTCCCTTATCTTATAGCGATTCGGCTCTAAAAGAGGCTGCTGCGAGTTTGAAAAGATTACACAATGCATATGCTGAGCTGAAATCGGTAGTCGGGACTTTGAAGGGAGATAATGACGCTCGGGAACTGATCTCTAGCGCAAAGGAGAATTTCATAAGGCAAATGGATGATGATTTCAATACTCGTGGCGCAATCGCGGTCCTATTTGATTTCATTAGAGAGGTCAACAAACTACTTTCGGATGGCTCGTTAAGCAATGAAGGGGCAAGTAATGCGATTTCTTTTCTGGAAGAAGTTGATGAGGTTCTTGGAATCTTGCCAAGAATTCCAGTTGCTAAGGAATCAACCGATGATCTGATCCAGATCCTCATTGATGTGCGCCAGGAACTTAGAAAGAGAAAGATCTTCGACTTGGCAGACATGATAAGAGAGAGATTGACAGAAAAAGGGATCAAGTTAGAGGATACAGGTGAGGGGGTTAAGTGGAAACGCGTTTGAATGAACTCGCGATGAAAAAAGCGATACTGATCACCGGCGGGGCTGTGAAGGTTCCACACGATCTCGAGCTTCCGTTTCGCTTGAGCAGGTCGACTGCTGGACCGGGTGCAGGCACACTTGCGCTCGTCTTGTCATTTCAGGGGTTAAGAGTTAAAAAAGCAATCTCAAGAGATCAGGGCGAATTTGAGCTCACTCGGAAGGATGGCAAGTTCGCACTCACAAGAAATGGGGAACCTTTCCTCGACTCTGTCGAGATCCAACCAACACTATATCATTCACCTGAGCAGGCATTCTTTAATATTGAAACTTCTTGCATCTACGACTGCAAATTCTGTGTATCGAAGAAACTCGACCCCCGTATTGTGAAATGCCTTGACCCAGAAAAAATCGTAGAAATGATTATTAACGCCTCAAGGCGCCACGATTTCAAGGCGGTTGCATTGACAAGTGCTGTCGTCGGATCACCGAGCGAGACCGTAGAGAAGATGGCCTACATTGTTTCACGAGTAAGGGAGCAACTCGATCCTGAAATTCCAATCGGAGTGGAGCCATATGTGGATAGCTATGAACAAATCGAAATGCTCAAGGCCGCAGGCGCAGACGAAATCAAGATCAACATCGAAACGTTTGATAGGGATATATTCAAAAAGGTCTGCAATAAGCTTGAATTTGACACGATAATTCGTATGATACGATACGCGGTTAGGATTTTCGGAACCGGTAAAGTCTGCTCCAATATCATTGTTGGATTGGGAGAGACTGATGAAAACGTCCTCGAGGGTGTGGAACATTTGGCAAAGCTCGGATGCGTTGCAACGATAAGACCTCTAAAGATTAACGATTTGAATAGGAACGAATTGGAGGAGGCCCTTGGCTATCCTTTAAGACCAGTATCACCAGAAAGGCTTGTCCGACTTGCAAGTGAACAGAAGATGATCCTTGAATTATACCAGCTTTCGACTTTGAGCTTCAAAACGATGTGTCACGCGTGCACGTGTTGCGACATCGTTCCATTTCGGGACCTCTGAAGCACGGTGAACCAATACAGTATCGAATCATCGAGCAAATGGAGCTAATATTTTTAGGGAATCCGAAAATTTCAATATAGTTAAAACGATATCAATCTCGATGCTGAGCAGAAAAATTGAGGAATATCTCGAGTGTATTTATGAGATTACGAGAGGCGGGAAACCAGCTAAGACGAATCATATCGCAAAGTGTATGAAGGTCTCGCCAGCATCCGTCACAGAGATGCTACGAAGACTTGCTGATGAGGGTTACATTGACTACGAAAAATACCGGGGGGCTTCTCTCACCGATAAGGGCATGAATGTTGCCCTAAAAATCAAGAGAAAACACCGCCTCCTCGAATCGTTCCTCGTCAGGATTCTGGGCATGAAAAGGGAAGAGAGCCATGCAGAAGCTTGCAGGCTTGAACACATGCTCTCGGATGAATCAGAAAAGAGGATATGCCAGATGATGAATAATCCTCAATTCTGCCCGGATGGGGAGCCAATCCCTAGGTGCGAGGAGGAATGTAAGCTCTGCACAAGTGATCCTTCATTACCGCTCACAGAGCTAGACATCGGAGAAACGGGCATCATTTCCCATCTCAGTTGTGACGAGAATCCATCAAAAATCAGACGGCTCATATCCATGGGATTCGTGCCTGGGAGGACCCTAATTCTAGAAGAGGGGGTTCCTGCTGGAGGTCCGCTTATTGTGAAGCTTGGCGAAAGCCGCATCGCCGTCGGACGGGAATATGCATCACTTGTGCATGTCAAAAGGTGCGACTAATGCATGTCGCGTTGATAGGCAACCCAAATGTCGGAAAGTCTGTACTTTTCAGTCGGATCACAGGGATCGGTGTCATCTCTTCAAATTATCCCGGAACAACGGTTGAATTTGAAGAAGGACGGATTACCTATCGCGGCGAAACTATCGTTTTTTATGATCTTCCAGGGACTTATTCTTTATCAGGAACATCTGAGGATGAATTAGTTGCAACCAAGCTCCTCGCTGAAAAGAAATTAGATGTTGTCGTTGCTGTTGCGGATGCGACTAGGCTGGTACAGAGTCTCGTCTTAATCTTTCAACTAATTGAACTTGGATATCGCGTTGTTGTCGCGCTGAATTTCATGGACATAGCACGCAGACGTTATCGCATAGACGTCGAAAAACTTGCTAACATTCTCGAGATTCCAGTGGTGCCAACGGTTGCAATCACGGGTGAAGGTGTTGATGAGCTAATCGGAATTATCGCCGAACGCGAGTTTTCAAGGTCGGGTTTCGTGGTAAGATACGACGCTCATATTGAAAACATCATTGAGAAACTGAGCGGCGATGTAGTAGAATGGCAACAACCTTTCCCATTACGAGGAGCGTTGTTGAAACTACTGGAAGGAAACGAGCAATTTGCACAGCTGTTCACACGCCAAATTAGAGAAAATGCGGAGGAGTTCAGAAAAAAATTCAACGAGGAACATCACGAGAGCATTGATGTCCATATTGCTCGCGATCGATACGGCGAGGCTGGAAGAATTGTATCTGAGGTCACGGGGAAACTTGAAACACACGAATCGCTTGGCGACAGGATCTCACGATTGACGCTAACCCCTTTGTCAGGAATTGCAATTTTGCTCTCCATTCTCGCACTCGTCTTTTTCACAATCGTCTACATAGGAGGTGCAATTGAATCAGGCCTTGGAGATGCATACCAGTACATCGTAGGCGGTTTTTTTGACAGACTTGCTGAGTTAATTGGTGGCAACGCTGGCGTAGCTATATCAAGGGGTATTGATCTCAGTCTGCAAGCGATCCTTTCGATCGTGATACCGTACATACTCGTTTTCTACCTTATACTAGGCATACTTGAGGACTCGGGGTATCTGCCAAGAGCTGTCACTCTTCTCGATGGCGTCATGCATAAGATCGGACTTCACGGGCGAGCAATTATCCCTATGATCGTAGGCGTCGGGTGCAATGTGCCTGCGATACTTGCCACAAGGGTGTTAGAATCAAGACGTGAAAGGTTGATTCTCGCAACTCTTACGATTATGTGTATCCCTTGCTCCGCACAGTTGGCAATAATTTTCGGCGTTGTAGGACATTTCGGAGGACTTATTTACGCTGTGATGATATTCGTTATTTTATTCTCCATCCTGCTCTTACTCGGACGATTGCTTCACGTTTTCCTCAGATTTGAGCCATCAACAATTGCGATCGAGATACCTGACCTTACGATTCCCAGTCCTCGAAATGTACTATATAAAACATACATTCGTGTAAAAGACTTTTTTATCGTCGCATTTCCCATTTTGTTTGTCGGAAGCTTGATTTTGGAATTGTTGATAGAATTCGGTATTCTCAACAAGCTTGTCGAACCTCTCTCAATTTTCACCGTCGGACTTCTGGGATTACCCGCAATAACAATCATCGCATTGATTTTCGGCGTACTGCGAAAAGAAATGGCCTTTCAACTCTTGGTCGTGCTATTTGGAACAACGAACCTCGCAACGGTTTTTTCTCCAGCTCAACTCTTCGTATTTGGGCTTGTGATGGCAACATATATGCCCTGTTTATCTGCGCTCGCCGTGCTACTGAGGGAATTTGGCGCGAAAGATGCAATCACCATAACCATCAGCTCGCTTACACTTTCATTAACACTTGGAACTATTGCAAATCTCATTTTCAACCTAGTCTGATGACATTCTTGCATTAGGTATGTGTAAAAACGGCCTTAATAAAAGGAGTGACTGCTTCGATTCTCACAAACGCGAAACGCTCAAATTGAATCACATTCCCGACTTCACTGGACGGAATTGGTTCTGAAAGACCTTCCTTCTTTGATCCATCTGGCATTTCAACGACTGTCTTGATACCATATTCTGGAACCCAGTGGACAATTCTGATTCCTTCCCTCAACACTGAAAGGTCATTGCCAACATAGATTGCAATATTTCCTTCGACCTCAATATTGCACAAATCTTTGAGCCGGAGTCTTCCTCTCGACCCAATAGACTCGAGATCATTTCTATTCAGGTATACCCTGATGGGGCTGCCCTTCAGTTTTAGTCGTCTCATGCCTCGTTCTGGGTAATTTGGATGAAGTGGAGCATGCGACTCCAGCTCTTCAGCGCCTTCGATGCTGATAAGCACGGGATCCCAAACGAAAAAATACCTATTTGCCAGATGGTCAATTCGTTGCTTGTTGAACGCATACAGTGTATCCCAAGAAAACTGGATATCCACGTCCTTGATTCCGCAATCGAGCCAGTAATCTCGAATCGCTTCGGGAGTAATGCCTCGCCTCTTCAACGCCTTTACCGTACCTAGCCGCACATCGTCCCATCCTGAATACTCACCAGCCTTAATCCCCCGTGCGACAATCGATGTCTTGAGTATTGATTCTGGAACTGACACAAGACCATAGTGGTGATACCATGGAATTTTCCATCCAAAATACCTGAAAATGTACTCTTGCCGCTGCGTGTTATTCAAATGGTCTTTCCCCCGGAGGACATGTGTCATACCTAGAAAATGATCGTCAATCGCCACACTAAAATTCATCATTGGATAGACTCTGTACCGGTCACCAGTACGTGGATGAGGGACTGAATCGACAATGCGCAGGCCAACGAAATCCCTAATCGCAGGATTTGGATGGTTAAGGTCCGTTTTCACGACGAGAACAGCGGCTTCCTCGGGATAATGACCAGAAAGCATACGATCGAACTCTTCGTGTTGGACCTCTTTCGGAAGTTCCCGATGGGGGCACGCCTTACCATATTCCTTCAATTTTCTCCATTCCTCCACCGGGCATGTGCAGACATAGGCCTTCCCCATATCGATGAGTTTTCTCGCGATATCATAATAAAGTTCCATACGGGAACTTTGTATCACGGTCTGGTGGACCTTTACGCCAAGCCATTCGAGATCTTCTGGGATCGTATCATATGCCTCAGGATCGATTTTTTCGGGATTTGTGTCTTCAATTCTGTTTATAAATGTCCCTTCGTAACGTTTCACATACTCATCGTTAAGAATTGCAACCCTCGTATGGCCTATATGCAGAGGACCAGATGGGCCGGGCGCAAACCGCATGACGACCTTTCCTTTTTCCGCTCCCGGCAATTCTGGGAGAGGATGCTCTTTTTCGATTTTCGCTTTTTTCTTTAAAAGGGAGGAATCAATCAACTCAAGCTCTTTTCGCTGTGCCTCGATCGACATTTGGTTGATCTTTTGAACCTGTTCTGCTACGATAGCTGAGATCTCTTTTGCTCTGGGCCTGAGATCCGGTTGCTCCGCAAGAACTTTCCCCATCACCGCCTTAACATCGGCCTTTCCGCCATACATAATCGCGTTCTGCAGCGTGTATTTCCGGACGAGTTCGCTGATTCGATCGAGATCCATGAGGCCTGGCATGGACAGACGGTGTATTTTATTTTTCGTATTCTAACAATATCCCGAGTTTTTGCAGAAATTTCAGATTGAATATAGAAATAGGAAGCTGTCCACCAAAAGAGCGCTGGTCATGCTGAAACGATCGGATGAGTATTATATCGGCCCAGATTAATTACAGGTTCATGTCCCTACGAAGCATCCTATCTAGTCTTGAGAATATTGTTTCCGTCGATAACGAGGTACCGCTTGAATATGAAATCACTAGGTGGTTGTTGAAATATCCAGACGTGCCCATTAGATTCAAGAATGTTAATGGATTCGAGGCAATCGGCAATTTATGGACCACGAGAAAAAGAATAGCGAGGCACTTCAATATCAACGAGGAAGAAATCGCAATCAAACTATTGGAAGCGATCAATAATCCGTGCCCGCCGGTGGAGATTAAAGACCCTCCATTTAGACAAAAAATCATCGAAGACGTGGATCTACGAGTCCTTCCAATTCCGAAATGGTATCCAGGGGACGGCGGGAGATACATTACATCAGCAATCGCCGCTTCGGAGTATAATGGCAAAAGGAATCTTTCATTCCATCGTTTGATGCTCCTAGACCGTAGACGATTAGCGATACGACTCGTTCCAAGACACCTTTTCACAATGTATGAGTCGAGTTTGAAAGGTGGAAGAGAATTGCCCGTTGCATTCTGCATAGGCGTCTGCCCTTCTATACTCCTCGCTGCTGCGACCTCGCTAGAATACGCTCAGGACGAAATGACGATCGCTAGCTCCCTGAGGAAAATATGTCTTGGTCAACCAGTCGAAGTCGCAAAGACCGATAGTGGAATCGTTGTGCCCGCGTATTCGGAAATCATTCTGGAAGGGAGAATCACTGCGGAGACTGTTGAAGAAGGACCTTTTGTCGACATCACTGGGACTTATGACAGGAAGAGAACTCAGCCAGTGGTTGAGATTGATAAAATTTACATGTCAGAAAACCCGATCTTTCATCTCATTCTTCCAGGCGGTCTTGAGCACTACTTGCTCATGGGTCTTCCGAGAGAACCATTGATCCACAGAGCTGTCAGCCAAGTGGTACCCCGCGTTCATGCAGTTAGGCTCACAGAAGGCGGTTGCTGCTGGCTACACGGAGTCGTTT encodes the following:
- a CDS encoding UbiD family decarboxylase, which encodes MSLRSILSSLENIVSVDNEVPLEYEITRWLLKYPDVPIRFKNVNGFEAIGNLWTTRKRIARHFNINEEEIAIKLLEAINNPCPPVEIKDPPFRQKIIEDVDLRVLPIPKWYPGDGGRYITSAIAASEYNGKRNLSFHRLMLLDRRRLAIRLVPRHLFTMYESSLKGGRELPVAFCIGVCPSILLAAATSLEYAQDEMTIASSLRKICLGQPVEVAKTDSGIVVPAYSEIILEGRITAETVEEGPFVDITGTYDRKRTQPVVEIDKIYMSENPIFHLILPGGLEHYLLMGLPREPLIHRAVSQVVPRVHAVRLTEGGCCWLHGVVSITKNREGDGINAILAAFSGHPSMKKVIIVDDDIDIFDDRQVEWAVATRFQADRGLVVIRNAAGSTLDPSADGVTSKIGIDATKPYRAEGFDRVSVD